The following DNA comes from Methanothrix sp..
CATGAGATATCTCCTCTTCAGCACCTCTGCTGCATTGACAGAGAGCTTCAGGTCGTCTGCCACGCCCAGATAGCCTTTGGCCTCTCTGATCTCCGCCCTTCTTTGGCGGTAGAGGATGTAAGCCTTGGCCACATCGGCGTAGCCCGCGGATATGAGAGCCCCTTCCACCAGATCCTGGATATCCTCCACCCCGGGAATGGAGGAGGCAAATCGCTCCTCCGCCTCTTCTGCTACCCTCTCTGCCAGGCTGGCCGGGGCGTCCTTCTCCTCCCTGCCCACAGCCCGAAAGGCCTTGGAGATGGCCAGAGCTATCCTCTCCGGCTGGAACTGCACCACCCGGCCATCCCGTTTTCTGATGCTCTCGATCATGCCTCCCTCTCCGCCAATTCTCAGAGATAAGAAAGGGGGAATCAGATATAAACCTGCATCTTTCCCCGCTCAAGCCGCAAAATTTCTATGGCTTGACTGCTGACTGGCTATAATTGCAGAGGTTAATGAAATGAAAATCGCCATCTCAGGAAAAGGAGGCGTGGGCAAGACCACCCTCGCTGGAACCCTGGCCCGTCTCTTTGCACGCGACGGATACAATGTCCTGGCCATCGATGCCGATCCGAGCATGAACCTGGCCTCGGCCCTGGGAGTTAAGGATCTGCCCAAGCCGGTAACCGAGCACAAGGAGCTGGTTGAGGAGCGGGCAGGCATGCCCATGGGGATGTTCAAGATGAACCCCAAGGTCGATGATGTGGTATCCATGTGCGGCTGCACTGGGCCTGACAATGTCAAGCTGGTGGTCATGGGCACCATCGACTCCGGGGGCTCGGGATGCATGTGCCCGGCCAATGCCTTCGTCAAGGCCCTGCTCCGCCACGTTATAACCAAAGAGAAGGATCTGGTGATCCTGGATATGGAGGCGGGGATAGAGCATCTGGGCCGGGCTACTGCCAGGGGCGTTGATGCCATGATCGCCGTGGTGGAGCCGGGGATGAGATCCATTGAGACTGTGGAGAGAATAATGCACCTGGGCAAAGAGATAGGGATCTCCAGGTACTTTGCAGTGATCAACAAGGCGGA
Coding sequences within:
- a CDS encoding AAA family ATPase: MKIAISGKGGVGKTTLAGTLARLFARDGYNVLAIDADPSMNLASALGVKDLPKPVTEHKELVEERAGMPMGMFKMNPKVDDVVSMCGCTGPDNVKLVVMGTIDSGGSGCMCPANAFVKALLRHVITKEKDLVILDMEAGIEHLGRATARGVDAMIAVVEPGMRSIETVERIMHLGKEIGISRYFAVINKADDPGPVAEKLSAMGIPVLGTIPFDRCLVEADLAGKTPMDADCPAVQSIKRIKEQLEEMFGEKK